Proteins encoded by one window of Salvia splendens isolate huo1 chromosome 14, SspV2, whole genome shotgun sequence:
- the LOC121765366 gene encoding 2-alkenal reductase (NADP(+)-dependent) codes for MDEDFSRIVGNKQILFKGYIEGVPKESDMEFKLGNGMKLEAPKGSGAFLVKNLYLSCDPYMRGRMRDFHGSYIPPFVPGSVVEGFGVSKVIDSDNPNFKPGDIVSCFTGWEEYTLLRNTEQLRKVQPDDIPLSYHIGLLGMPGFTAYAGFYEVCAPKRDERVFVSAASGAVGQLVGQLAKLHGCYVVGSAGSKQKVDLLKNKLGFDEAFNYKQEPDIDAALKKYFPEGIDIYFENVGGAMLDAVLVNMRVHGRIAVCGMVSQAGIGASDQQGIRNLFSLVPKRVKMQGFLQSDYLYLFPRFVEQVGSLYKEGKITYLEDMNHGLESAPAAFAALFTGKNVGKQVVCVART; via the exons ATGGATGAAGATTTTAGCAGAATAGTGGGAAACAAGCAGATTTTGTTTAAGGGATACATAGAAGGAGTTCCAAAGGAATCAGACATGGAGTTTAAATTGGGTAACGGGATGAAGCTAGAAGCTCCAAAAGGGAGTGGTGCATTCTTGGTCAAGAATCTTTATCTCTCTTGTGATCCCTATATGCGTGGCCGAATGCGAGATTTTCATGGATCTTATATCCCTCCTTTCGTCCCGGGTTCG GTGGTTGAAGGATTTGGAGTGTCCAAAGTGATTGACTCTGATAACCCGAACTTCAAGCCAGGAGACATAGTTTCGTGTTTCACCGGATGGGAGGAGTACACCTTGCTTCGCAACACGGAGCAGTTGAGGAAAGTTCAACCAGACGACATACCTCTTTCGTATCACATAGGCCTCCTAG GCATGCCGGGTTTCACGGCTTATGCTGGATTCTACGAGGTTTGTGCCCCAAAGAGGGATGAGCGAGTGTTTGTGTCCGCTGCCTCAGGAGCTGTGGGGCAGCTTGTTGGCCAGCTTGCTAAGTTGCACGGATGCTACGTTGTTGGAAGCGCTGGGAGTAAACAGAAA GTTGATCTTCTCAAGAACAAGCTTGGATTTGATGAAGCTTTCAACTATAAACAAGAACCAGATATTGATGCAGCTCTCAAAAA ATATTTCCCAGAAGGCATCGACATATACTTTGAGAACGTCGGGGGAGCCATGCTCGATGCAGTGCTGGTGAACATGAGGGTTCATGGGAGAATAGCCGTCTGCGGGATGGTGTCCCAGGCTGGGATCGGGGCGTCTGATCAACAAGGGATTCGAAACCTCTTCAGCCTTGTCCCAAAACGCGTAAAAATGCAGGGATTTCTGCAGTCCGATTACTTATATTTGTTTCCGAGGTTTGTCGAACAAGTTGGGAGTCTGTACAAAGAGGGGAAGATAACATACTTGGAAGATATGAATCATGGATTGGAGAGTGCCCCTGCTGCCTTTGCTGCCCTCTTTACCGGTAAAAATGTCGGTAAGCAAGTTGTCTGTGTAGCTCGGACATAA
- the LOC121765361 gene encoding leucine-rich repeat receptor protein kinase HPCA1-like → MRRLLLFLLLALSICVAHSLTNPQDAAVLRSLKDQWGGTPRSWGRSDDPCAAWEGVACNNSRVTSLGLSTMGLTGTMSGDIGGLSDLISLDLSFNPGLRGSISPRLGDLQKLTILILAGCSFSNTIPSELGHLSDLTFLALNSNNLTGEIPPSLGNLSKLYWLDLAENQLRGEIPVSSAYGPGLDQLKKAKHFHFNKNQLSGEIPSQLFNSDMSLIHVLFDGNQLDGSIPSTIGLVETLEVLRLDRNFLKGSVPPNLNNLTNMIELNLAHNMLSGALPNLTGMDTLNYVDMGNNSFKKTAAPDWFSSLPSLTTLMIEYGPLEGSVPQEVFSLPQIQQVKLRNNAFAAKLDMSGNVSQQLQLIDLENNDISSVTIGSEYKSTLLLIGNPVCAASLENTVYCQIQQSAKPYSTSLANCGSQICTSDQKLNPQSCDCAYPYEGTLYFRAPFFRDLANASLFHTLEMSLWVKLGLNPGSVSLQNAFFNVDDYLQVQLGLFPSDAKYFNRSQVQRIGFSLTNQTYKPPKEFGPYYFIAAPYIFGDEHERSHISRGMVVGVTTGCSFLVLILAGLGVYALRQKRRAEQAISLSKPFASWASSGKDSGGAPQLKGARWFSYEELKKCTGNFSDSNQIGSGGYGKVYRGVLSTGQVVAIKKAQKGSNQGGLEFKTEIELLSRVHHKNLLGLVGFCFEQGHQMLVYEFMSKGTLRESLSGRSGVYLDWKRRVRVALGSARGLAYLHDLANPPIIHRDVKSTNILLDDNLTAKVADFGLSKLVSDSSKGHVSTQVKGTLGYLDPEYYMTQQLTEKSDVYSFGVVMLELITARQPIEKGKYIVREVRVAIDKSDEAHYGLKDMMDPALRNATPPLLGFPRFVELAVQCVEESASDRPAMTEVVKALELILQSDGINTNSTSASSSATEFGSVKGARRHPYVDAFDYSGYTIQAKVEPK, encoded by the exons ATGCGCCGGCTGCTCCTCTTCCTCTTGCTCGCCCTCTCCATATGCGTCGCTCATTCCCTCACCAACCCTCAAGATg CTGCGGTGCTTCGATCGCTGAAAGATCAGTGGGGCGGGACGCCGCGGAGCTGGGGAAGATCCGACGATCCTTGCGCTGCTTGGGAAGGAGTTGCGTGTAACAACTCCAGGGTCACCTCGCT AGGCTTATCCACGATGGGGTTGACTGGCACTATGAGCGGCGACATTGGTGGCCTATCCGATCTCATTTCTCT GGATCTATCGTTCAACCCCGGCCTCAGAGGCTCGATCTCTCCTCGTTTGGGGGACCTGCAGAAGCTAACTATATT GATTCTGGCCGGATGCAGCTTCTCCAACACCATTCCAAGTGAACTAGGACACCTGTCTGACCTAACGTTTCT AGCCCTGAACTCAAACAACTTAACCGGTGAGATACCGCCTTCCCTAGGCAATCTGTCTAAGCTGTATTGGCTGGATCTAGCTGAAAACCAGCTGAGAGGCGAGATCCCAGTTTCTTCGGCCTATGGTCCGGGCCTCGACCAGCTTAAAAAGGCGAAGCACTT ccatttcaACAAGAACCAGCTCTCGGGAGAGATTCCCAGCCAATTGTTCAACTCTGATATGTCTTTGATCCATGT ACTGTTTGATGGGAATCAACTGGATGGGAGCATTCCATCCACAATAGGGTTAGTGGAAACACTCGAGGTTCT ACGTCTTGATCGGAATTTCTTGAAAGGGAGTGTGCCACCGAACCTCAACAACCTCACAAACATGATAGAGTT GAATTTAGCACATAACATGTTGTCAGGAGCTCTGCCTAATCTAACTGGGATGGACACACTCAACTATGT GGACATGGGCAACAACTCCTTTAAGAAAACAGCAGCACCTGACTGGTTCTCTAGTTTGCCTTCTCTTACAACTTT GATGATTGAATATGGACCCCTGGAAGGATCTGTTCCTCAAGAAGTTTTCAGTTTACCTCAGATACAGCAAGT GAAGTTGAGGAATAATGCATTCGCAGCCAAGCTAGACATGAGTGGCAACGTCAGCCAGCAGCTTCAGCTCATCGATTTGGAGAACAACGACATATCATCGGTGACAATCGGCTCCGAATACAAAAGCACATTACT GTTGATCGGGAACCCTGTGTGCGCGGCCTCGTTAGAAAACACAGTCTACTGCCAGATTCAGCAGTCTGCGAAGCCTTACTCCACAAGCCTCGCCAACTGTGGGAGCCAGATATGCACCTCTGATCAAAAGCTCAACCCACAGAGCTGCGACTGTGCTTACCCCTATGAAGGGACACTCTACTTCCGAGCACCTTTCTTCAGAGATCTGGCCAATGCAAGCTTGTTCCACACTTTGGAGATGAGCCTCTGGGTCAAACTAGGCCTGAACCCAGGCTCGGTTTCTCTACAGAATGCATTCTTCAATGTTGATGACTACCTGCAGGTGCAGCTCGGGCTCTTCCCCTCCGATGCAAAGTACTTCAACAGATCACAAGTTCAGAGGATCGGATTCTCACTCACAAATCAGACGTACAAGCCGCCTAAAGAATTTGGGCCATACTATTTCATTGCTGCACCTTATATTTTTGGAG ACGAACACGAGAGATCTCACATCAGCAGAGGCATGGTTGTTGGTGTGACAACCGGATGCTCCTTTCTGGTGCTGATACTAGCAGGGTTAGGCGTGTACGCTCTCAGACAGAAACGCCGTGCAGAGCAAGCTATATCATTGAGCAAACCATTTG CTTCTTGGGCCTCAAGCGGGAAAGACAGTGGAGGCGCGCCGCAGCTAAAAGGGGCAAGATGGTTCTCATATGAAGAGCTCAAGAAATGCACCGGCAACTTCTCTGATAGCAACCAGATTGGGTCAGGAGGCTACGGAAAG GTCTATAGAGGAGTGCTTTCCACTGGGCAGGTTGTGGCCATCAAAAAGGCTCAAAAAGGCTCTAACCAAGGCGGGCTCGAGTTCAAAACTGAGATCGAGCTGCTTTCGAGAGTCCATCACAAGAACCTGCTAGGCCTTGTGGGATTCTGCTTTGAACAAGGGCACCAAATGCTAGTGTATGAGTTCATGTCTAAAGGAACACTCAGGGAAAGTTTATCAG GTAGGAGTGGAGTGTACCTTGACTGGAAGAGACGCGTACGAGTCGCTCTCGGATCAGCTAGAGGGCTAGCTTACCTGCATGATCTAGCCAACCCTCCCATAATCCACAGGGATGTCAAGTCTACCAACATCTTGCTGGACGACAATCTCACAGCTAAGGTTGCAGATTTCGGACTGTCTAAACTCGTCTCAGACAGCTCGAAAGGGCACGTTTCGACTCAAGTGAAAGGCACTCTG GGGTACCTCGATCCTGAATACTACATGACACAACAGCTGACAGAGAAGAGTGACGTATACAGCTTTGGAGTAGTGATGCTAGAACTCATCACCGCGAGGCAGCCAATCGAGAAGGGAAAGTACATTGTGAGAGAGGTGAGAGTAGCCATAGATAAGAGTGATGAGGCACACTATGGGTTAAAGGACATGATGGATCCTGCCCTGAGAAACGCAACACCACCCCTGCTTGGGTTCCCTAGGTTCGTGGAACTGGCAGTGCAGTGCGTTGAGGAGTCGGCCTCGGACAGGCCGGCGATGACCGAGGTGGTCAAGGCCTTGGAGTTGATACTGCAGAGTGATGGGATCAACACAAACTCAACATCAGCTTCTTCATCCGCAACAGAATTTGGTAGTGTGAAAGGTGCACGTAGGCACCCTTACGTTGATGCTTTTGATTACAGTGGTTACACAATTCAAGCCAAAGTTGAGCCTAAGTGA
- the LOC121765364 gene encoding V-type proton ATPase subunit H-like: MPTDQGDLTTEQVLRRDIPWETYMTTKLISGTGLQLLRRYDKKPESYKAQLLDDDGTAYIRVFVSILRDISKEETLEYVLALFDEMLSTNPKRARLFHDKSLSEENTYEPFLRLLWKGSWFTQEKSCKILSLIVSGRSKSQGESISQKDVTTVDDVLKGLVEWLCAQLKKPSHSSHGIPTAINCLATLLKEPLVRSSFVQADGVKFLIPLIIPASSQQSIQLLYETCLCVWLLSFYEPAVECLATSRCLPRLIDVVKGTTKEKVVRVVILTLKNLINKGTFAAEMVDLEVPQLLQNLKAQAWSDEDLLEAMNQLEEGLRVNIKRLSSYEKYYQEVILGRLDWAPMHKDPIFWKENITHFEEHDFKVLRILLTILDTSSDPRTLAVACYDLSQFIQYHPAGRIIVTDLKTKDRVMKLMNHQSTEVTKNALLCIQRLFLGAKYASFLQA; this comes from the exons ATGCCGACGGATCAAGGCGACCTCACCACCGAGCAG GTTTTGAGGAGGGATATTCCATGGGAGACATACATGACTACTAAGCTGATATCAGGGACTGGACTTCAGCTGCTGCGGCGTTACGATAAGAAACCTGAGAGTTACAAGGCTCAGTTGCTTGATGAT GATGGTACGGCTTACATCCGTGTTTTTGTTAGCATTTTGCGTGACATATCCAAGGAAGAAACTTTAGAGTATGTTTTGGCtctgtttgatgaaatgcttTCCA CTAACCCCAAAAGAGCAAGGTTATTTCATGATAAATCTCTGTCTGAGGAGAACACCTATGAACCTTTCCTAAG ATTGCTCTGGAAAGGCAGTtggtttactcaggaaaaaagCTGTAAGATACTGTCTCTGATTGTAAG TGGCAGGTCAAAATCTCAGGGAGAGTCTATATCACAGAAAGACGTCACTACTGTTGATGATGTTTTGAAGGGACTGGTGGAGTGGTTGTGTGCACAG TTGAAAAAGCCATCTCATTCTAGCCATGGCATCCCCACAGCTATTAACTGCCTTGCAACTTTGCTGAAAGAACCTCTAGTGCGGTCTTCATTTGTTCAAGCAGATGGAGTGAAGTTTCTCATTCCTCTAATTATTCCAGCTTCCAGTCAACAATCTATCCAG CTCCTATATGAAACCTGCCTTTGTGTATGGCTCCTCTCGTTCTATGAGCCTGCAGTTGAGTGCTTGGCCACTTCTAGGTGCTTGCCACGGTTAATTGATGTTGTTAAAGGGACCACCAAGGAAAAA GTTGTAAGGGTAGTCATCCTAACCCTtaagaatttaataaacaaagGAACATTTGCTGCTGAGATGGTGGACCTGGAAGTTCCACAGCTGCTCCAGAATCTAAAAGCTCAGGCTTGGAGTGACGAG GATCTACTGGAGGCCATGAATCAGCTGGAAGAAGGATTGAGAGTTAACATCAAGAGGCTAAGCTCTTATGAGAAATATTATCAGGAAGTTATCCTTGGACGTCTTGATTGGGCTCCTATGCATAAAGATCCTATTTTCTGGAAGGAGAACATTACACACTTTGAAGAACATGATTTCAAg GTACTTAGGATCCTGTTGACAATTTTGGACACATCATCTGATCCTAGAACACTCGCTGTTGCTTGCTATGACCTGTCTCAGTTCATTCAGTACCATCCTGCTGGGCGTATTATTGTGACAGACCTGAAAACAAAGGATCGCGTGATGAAGCTGATGAACCACCAGAGCACAGAGGTTACCAAAAATGCCCTACTCTGCATCCAAAGGTTATTCCTTGGTGCCAAATATGCAAGCTTTTTGCAGGCTTGA